From a region of the Actinopolymorpha singaporensis genome:
- a CDS encoding FtsK/SpoIIIE domain-containing protein has protein sequence MSSRHLGGTVLPGPRAGGNPPSALNEPTQILPTYPPADELAPAPAVPRRLLRRRLRRNGASVSGLSAYDKVHFGIDEYGRPLRVELASRSLLAGGLSRSGKSGFMSNGVGHMSQCTDARIILIDGKIVELILWKEIADFFVGPDAHLANHVLQVLQQEMDRRYEWLTERRRRKVVKGDGMDLITVWIDELSVFTSVYGTKESQERFLSLLMDLVQRGPAAGIVVVAATQRPSADIVPTRVRDVFSYRVAFRCATEASSDIILGTDWAAQGFDASKIPPNRPGVGYCLADEGRPFRFRSVYLTDDEIDTLVARSLSIRGGLGGAA, from the coding sequence ATGTCTAGCCGCCATCTCGGCGGAACGGTTCTCCCCGGCCCACGGGCCGGGGGCAACCCCCCATCCGCCCTCAACGAACCGACTCAGATCCTCCCCACCTACCCGCCGGCCGACGAACTCGCGCCGGCGCCTGCCGTCCCGCGGCGGCTGCTGCGTCGTCGACTCCGCCGTAACGGCGCGTCGGTGTCGGGGCTGTCGGCCTACGACAAGGTGCACTTCGGCATCGACGAGTACGGCCGCCCCCTGCGCGTCGAGCTCGCCTCCCGCAGCCTCCTGGCTGGCGGGTTGTCCCGCTCCGGCAAGTCGGGGTTCATGTCTAACGGGGTCGGTCACATGTCCCAGTGCACCGACGCCCGCATCATCCTCATCGACGGCAAGATCGTGGAACTGATCCTGTGGAAGGAGATCGCCGACTTCTTCGTCGGCCCCGACGCCCACCTCGCCAATCACGTCCTCCAAGTGCTCCAGCAGGAGATGGACCGGCGGTATGAGTGGCTGACCGAACGGCGGCGGCGGAAGGTCGTCAAGGGCGACGGCATGGACCTGATCACCGTCTGGATCGACGAACTCTCAGTCTTCACCTCCGTCTACGGCACCAAGGAGTCCCAGGAGCGGTTCCTGTCCCTGCTCATGGACCTCGTACAGCGAGGACCGGCCGCCGGGATCGTCGTCGTCGCCGCGACACAGCGCCCGTCGGCCGACATCGTGCCCACGAGGGTGCGGGACGTGTTCTCCTACCGGGTCGCCTTCCGCTGCGCCACCGAAGCGTCCTCCGACATCATCCTGGGCACCGACTGGGCCGCCCAGGGCTTCGACGCCTCCAAGATCCCGCCGAACCGGCCCGGCGTCGGGTACTGCCTCGCCGACGAAGGCCGGCCGTTCCGGTTCCGGTCGGTGTATCTGACCGATGACGAGATCGACACCCTCGTCGCCCGCTCCCTGTCCATCCGCGGCGGCCTCGGCGGTGCCGCATGA
- a CDS encoding tyrosine-type recombinase/integrase: protein MTERQRESRKRRANGNGTVYQRSDGRWVARAYVLMPDGTTVRRDYYATNEKAANRKLVEAMSRSHQGIPAEATGWTVERFLLYWLEHVVRPARKPKTHQGYGVVVRVHLIPQLGRKKLHLLTGVDVRQFLARLRSTCLCCLHGVDGRRPEGERKCCAIGRCCERVPSDRLVQQVHSVLRNALQAAVREELLARNVAKLVQVSAPTYEVNRGVGVAEARRLRAVVEHDRFYALYVLALYVGLRRGELLGLRWEDLDLDAGLLEVRRSLQRVDGQLQAVTPKTRTSRRTVPLVGVCVDALKDHRERQGRERQLAGTAWVDSGHVFTSRTGTPVEPDNLRRSWYPIREAAGLNGVRFHDLRHSCVTLLLELGTPPHIVRDIVGHSDIDVTMTIYAHASLEEKRAALRRLDERLQ, encoded by the coding sequence ATGACGGAGCGGCAGCGGGAAAGCCGCAAGCGTCGCGCCAACGGCAACGGCACCGTCTACCAGCGCAGCGACGGGCGCTGGGTGGCGCGGGCGTACGTCCTCATGCCAGACGGCACCACTGTCCGGCGTGATTACTACGCCACCAACGAGAAGGCAGCAAACCGCAAACTCGTCGAGGCGATGTCCAGGTCACATCAGGGGATCCCAGCCGAGGCCACGGGCTGGACTGTCGAGCGGTTCCTGCTCTACTGGCTCGAACACGTCGTCCGGCCAGCGCGTAAGCCCAAGACACATCAGGGCTATGGCGTCGTGGTGCGCGTGCACCTGATCCCACAGCTGGGGCGGAAGAAGCTCCACCTGCTCACTGGTGTCGACGTCCGGCAGTTCCTGGCCAGGCTCCGCAGCACCTGCCTATGCTGCCTGCACGGCGTCGACGGCCGGCGACCTGAGGGCGAGCGGAAGTGCTGCGCGATCGGACGGTGTTGCGAGCGGGTTCCGTCGGACCGCCTGGTCCAGCAGGTGCACTCGGTGCTGCGGAACGCGCTGCAGGCCGCCGTCCGAGAGGAGCTGTTGGCGCGGAACGTCGCGAAGCTCGTCCAAGTCTCCGCTCCCACGTACGAGGTGAACCGCGGCGTCGGTGTCGCCGAGGCGAGAAGGTTGCGGGCCGTCGTCGAACATGACCGGTTCTACGCGCTGTACGTTCTAGCGCTGTACGTCGGGCTGCGCCGCGGCGAGCTGCTCGGGCTCCGCTGGGAGGACCTCGACCTCGACGCCGGGCTACTCGAAGTTCGTCGAAGCCTGCAACGGGTCGACGGTCAGCTCCAGGCAGTGACACCCAAAACCAGAACGTCGCGGCGGACCGTGCCGCTGGTCGGGGTCTGCGTCGACGCGCTGAAGGATCACCGGGAGCGGCAGGGCAGAGAGCGGCAGCTGGCCGGCACGGCGTGGGTGGACTCCGGGCACGTGTTCACAAGCAGGACCGGGACGCCGGTGGAGCCGGACAACCTGCGGCGCAGCTGGTATCCGATCCGAGAGGCGGCCGGGCTGAACGGGGTCCGCTTCCACGACCTGCGGCACAGCTGCGTGACCTTGCTCCTGGAACTCGGCACGCCCCCGCACATCGTCCGGGACATCGTTGGGCACTCCGACATCGACGTCACGATGACCATCTACGCGCACGCGTCATTGGAGGAGAAGCGAGCAGCGCTCAGGAGGCTCGATGAGCGACTCCAGTAA
- a CDS encoding helix-turn-helix domain-containing protein translates to MEQLLLTTAEAAERLRIGKSTLYDLIRSRRLRTVKIGKRRLVPVDALPEVIARLVEEESAA, encoded by the coding sequence ATGGAACAGCTACTTCTGACGACGGCAGAGGCCGCGGAACGTCTCCGCATCGGCAAGAGCACCTTGTACGACCTGATCAGGTCCCGGCGCCTGCGGACGGTGAAGATCGGCAAGCGCCGGCTCGTGCCCGTCGACGCGCTGCCCGAGGTTATCGCCCGCCTGGTCGAGGAGGAGTCGGCGGCATGA
- a CDS encoding flavin reductase family protein: MSETGGEIHAEHPFLPPPHERNPIRRLRGRLAAPVTLWTAALGSRRAGLPVSGLVVADGEPGKVLGLVDEDSDLWPVAEASGRFALSVLRWEHRSLADAFAGLMPAPGGAFRLTEWRDTDWGPVPVSVQTWAGCRVLDTRPIGWALAVEAELEHIELGEENDPLLHRRGRYFTASGE; this comes from the coding sequence GTGTCCGAGACCGGAGGCGAGATCCACGCCGAGCACCCGTTCCTGCCGCCCCCGCACGAACGCAACCCGATCCGCCGGCTCCGCGGCCGGCTGGCTGCGCCGGTCACGTTGTGGACGGCCGCGCTGGGTTCGAGGCGCGCGGGACTGCCGGTGTCCGGACTGGTCGTCGCGGACGGCGAACCCGGCAAGGTGCTCGGCCTGGTGGACGAGGACTCCGACCTGTGGCCGGTGGCCGAGGCTTCCGGCAGGTTCGCGTTGTCGGTGCTGCGCTGGGAGCACCGGTCGCTGGCCGACGCGTTCGCGGGCCTGATGCCGGCGCCTGGCGGGGCGTTCCGGCTCACCGAGTGGCGCGACACCGACTGGGGTCCGGTGCCGGTCTCGGTGCAGACCTGGGCCGGCTGCCGCGTGCTGGACACCCGGCCGATCGGCTGGGCGCTCGCTGTCGAGGCCGAACTCGAGCACATCGAACTCGGCGAGGAGAACGACCCGCTCCTGCACCGGCGCGGCCGCTACTTCACCGCGTCGGGGGAGTAG
- a CDS encoding metallophosphoesterase family protein — MPDQPNQPPGSDLAARTAALRRTVTNAVRAVAQLLVLLGAYLRRPAMVAGVVLLAGAGAWFGMAVLGTTSRPIGPVETSMRLAPSLHGESVLSLPPLGTLAINSHDGPLQLDVTVDRINQDAAKRIFEDPTVLAGLEGEVINDVRKGVYATAGRGLVAGTACAMLVTLIAVRRPRPTLVAGGAAAVAIAGIYSFAGLTLHPRAIAEPRYTGLLTGAPSLIGDAEDLAHNFDAYSKELVRLVTNVTKLYDVTATLPAYQPDSNVTRVLHVSDLHLGEHAWDVIASVVKQYRVDVIVDSGDITDHGTSAENVFLNRIPSLKVPYVWVRGNHDSTVTEDAMKALPNVVVLDGSVRKVKGITFLGAGDPRFTPDRSNRNIPAETEAVVRQAIGLGRVADKYDASHKDEPPSELGATPDPTATPGETPGETPGSTPSPGQTVGPNGEPILNPRPAIDAIVYHDSAGAAIVDGKASLILTGHAHKRLNLTLPKGSLLMQEGTTGGAGLRALEKSKPAPIEMSVLYLDKSTQELEAWDEITLGGLGLTSAQIERHQVKPEKATTPSPVPTPTGPYPDSPLPTPTITRLPTEEPSKTPGETPAGSPPATPSETSSPGGEPAGAARQGVPNPG, encoded by the coding sequence ATGCCTGACCAGCCGAACCAGCCCCCCGGCTCCGATCTCGCCGCCCGTACGGCCGCGCTGAGGCGCACGGTGACCAATGCCGTACGGGCGGTGGCGCAACTCCTCGTCCTGCTCGGGGCGTACCTCCGGCGGCCCGCCATGGTCGCGGGGGTGGTGCTGCTCGCCGGCGCCGGCGCGTGGTTCGGAATGGCGGTGCTGGGTACGACGAGCCGGCCGATCGGTCCGGTGGAGACGTCCATGCGGCTGGCGCCGTCCCTGCACGGCGAGTCGGTCCTGTCGCTCCCGCCACTCGGGACGCTGGCGATCAACAGCCACGACGGGCCGCTGCAACTCGACGTGACCGTGGACCGGATCAACCAGGACGCCGCCAAGCGGATCTTCGAGGACCCGACCGTCCTCGCCGGCCTGGAGGGCGAGGTGATCAACGACGTCCGCAAGGGTGTGTACGCCACCGCCGGGCGCGGCCTGGTCGCCGGGACCGCCTGCGCGATGCTGGTGACGCTGATCGCGGTCCGGCGTCCCCGGCCGACGCTGGTGGCCGGCGGGGCGGCCGCGGTGGCGATCGCGGGGATCTACTCGTTCGCCGGGCTCACGCTGCATCCCCGGGCGATCGCCGAGCCCCGCTACACCGGACTGCTGACCGGCGCCCCGTCGTTGATCGGCGACGCGGAGGACCTGGCGCACAACTTCGACGCGTACTCCAAGGAGCTCGTGCGGCTGGTCACGAACGTCACCAAGCTGTACGACGTCACCGCCACCCTGCCGGCGTACCAGCCGGACTCCAACGTCACCCGCGTCCTGCACGTCTCCGACCTGCACCTCGGCGAGCACGCGTGGGACGTGATCGCGTCCGTGGTCAAGCAGTACCGCGTCGACGTCATCGTGGACTCCGGCGACATCACCGACCACGGGACGAGCGCCGAGAACGTCTTCCTGAACCGCATCCCGTCGCTGAAGGTGCCCTACGTCTGGGTGCGCGGCAACCACGACTCGACCGTCACCGAGGACGCGATGAAGGCGCTGCCGAACGTCGTGGTGCTGGACGGCTCGGTACGCAAGGTGAAGGGGATCACCTTCCTGGGCGCGGGTGACCCGAGGTTCACCCCCGACCGGAGCAACCGGAACATCCCGGCCGAGACCGAGGCTGTCGTACGTCAGGCGATCGGGCTGGGCAGGGTCGCCGACAAGTACGACGCGTCGCACAAGGACGAGCCGCCGTCGGAGCTCGGGGCGACGCCGGACCCCACCGCCACGCCTGGGGAGACACCCGGGGAGACCCCTGGATCGACGCCCTCGCCCGGCCAGACGGTCGGGCCGAACGGCGAGCCGATCCTCAACCCGCGGCCGGCGATCGACGCGATCGTCTACCACGACAGCGCGGGCGCAGCGATCGTCGACGGCAAGGCGTCGCTGATCCTCACCGGGCACGCCCACAAGCGGCTGAACCTCACGCTGCCCAAGGGGAGCCTGCTGATGCAGGAGGGTACGACCGGCGGGGCCGGCCTGCGGGCGCTGGAGAAGTCCAAGCCCGCGCCGATCGAGATGTCGGTGCTGTACCTCGACAAGTCGACGCAGGAACTCGAGGCCTGGGACGAGATCACCCTCGGCGGGCTCGGGCTCACGTCCGCCCAGATCGAACGCCACCAGGTCAAGCCGGAGAAGGCGACCACGCCGAGCCCGGTGCCCACCCCGACCGGGCCGTACCCCGACTCGCCGCTGCCGACCCCGACGATCACCCGGTTGCCGACCGAGGAGCCGTCGAAGACCCCGGGCGAGACTCCGGCGGGGTCGCCGCCCGCCACTCCGTCCGAAACCTCCTCGCCGGGCGGGGAGCCGGCCGGGGCGGCCAGGCAGGGCGTACCGAACCCGGGATGA
- a CDS encoding GreA/GreB family elongation factor encodes MSVLDHQIHQLSASARKRLQQDEIDLTARRAELVAEQGSETGGDLVDQASFATQQIEIESIDRRLSRIRELLSATTVASDAPEDTVAVGSVVTLRFDDGSTETYQVGLIEEQADDVVALTPSSPLGRALMGHKVGDKVTYAAPVGELSVEIVQVAGS; translated from the coding sequence GTGAGTGTCCTCGACCATCAAATACACCAGCTCTCCGCATCTGCGCGCAAGAGGCTGCAGCAGGACGAAATCGACCTCACCGCCCGGCGGGCCGAGCTCGTCGCCGAGCAGGGCAGCGAGACCGGCGGCGATCTCGTCGACCAGGCGTCCTTCGCGACGCAGCAGATCGAGATCGAGTCCATCGACCGCCGGCTGAGCCGCATCCGCGAGCTCCTGTCGGCGACGACCGTGGCCAGTGACGCACCCGAAGACACGGTTGCGGTCGGATCCGTCGTCACGCTCCGCTTCGACGACGGCAGCACCGAGACCTACCAGGTGGGTCTGATCGAGGAACAGGCCGACGACGTGGTCGCCCTCACCCCGAGCAGCCCTCTCGGTCGCGCGTTGATGGGCCACAAGGTGGGCGACAAGGTCACCTACGCCGCACCTGTCGGCGAGCTCAGTGTCGAGATCGTGCAGGTGGCCGGTAGCTGA
- a CDS encoding helix-turn-helix domain-containing protein, whose protein sequence is MRVHQAKAQGTANTEAGPPTLPDEFWQQAEIQHAARSRNFGYLLKAYRDLQSPLVRQSQLARWLGLSQGQVSRIERGSSNTHDLEKLAKWARLLHIPRHVVWFDLTAQVEHASEEEPDVDRRQLLKSVGVGAVLLGTEASDAAGRVLTASPSRVIGTKDVDSLKYWTQAFRQADNRFGGGESLQQAVAFIKNRVAPLLSTSRGSSKVRADLFAGAAELFQLVGWMSYDIGDQAAGRRFLHQALQLAREAVDRALAAEMLLGMSHQAAFFNAPDEALDLAMAARQLAEPTGIAALVAEAAAMEAHAHALRQDASASMRALRHAETNFCRMRSNDAPTWLVYFDQAYLSAKFAHTLRELGQASDAEQFARQSLQMTEGYDRGRVFNTALLAGTLADQGKVDEAVAYTTEALDLTISVRSTRTTAYMTDVAVRLSPFSQQPVVRRVYKRMTAQRIPLRRVA, encoded by the coding sequence GTGCGCGTACACCAGGCGAAAGCTCAGGGGACCGCAAACACGGAAGCGGGCCCGCCGACCCTGCCTGACGAGTTCTGGCAGCAGGCAGAGATTCAGCATGCAGCCCGGAGCAGGAACTTCGGCTACCTGCTCAAGGCCTATAGGGACCTGCAAAGTCCTCTCGTCCGTCAAAGTCAACTGGCTCGATGGCTGGGGCTCAGTCAGGGGCAAGTCAGCCGGATCGAGCGAGGGAGCAGCAATACGCACGACCTGGAGAAGCTCGCCAAGTGGGCGCGGCTCCTGCACATCCCTCGACATGTCGTGTGGTTCGACCTGACGGCCCAGGTTGAGCATGCAAGCGAGGAGGAGCCGGACGTGGACAGGCGACAGCTACTCAAGTCAGTCGGCGTGGGAGCGGTCCTGCTTGGCACCGAAGCCTCAGACGCCGCCGGCCGCGTGCTTACTGCTAGCCCTTCGCGCGTCATCGGGACGAAGGACGTCGACTCTCTGAAATACTGGACGCAGGCATTCCGGCAGGCGGACAACCGGTTCGGTGGCGGCGAGAGTCTGCAGCAGGCCGTCGCCTTCATCAAAAACCGTGTCGCGCCCCTCCTGAGCACGTCCCGCGGCTCGTCAAAGGTCCGAGCCGACCTCTTCGCCGGCGCTGCGGAGCTGTTCCAGCTGGTCGGCTGGATGTCCTACGACATCGGTGACCAAGCTGCCGGGCGTCGCTTCCTCCATCAAGCTCTCCAACTTGCACGAGAAGCCGTGGACAGAGCCTTGGCCGCTGAGATGCTCTTGGGCATGAGCCATCAGGCAGCGTTCTTCAACGCACCGGACGAGGCCCTCGACCTCGCCATGGCTGCACGCCAGCTCGCAGAGCCAACGGGCATAGCCGCACTAGTCGCCGAGGCCGCGGCGATGGAAGCCCATGCGCACGCCCTGAGACAGGATGCTTCCGCCTCCATGAGAGCACTGAGGCACGCCGAGACGAACTTCTGCCGCATGCGATCGAACGACGCACCGACATGGCTTGTCTACTTCGACCAGGCGTACCTGTCGGCGAAGTTCGCCCACACATTGAGAGAGCTCGGCCAAGCCTCGGACGCCGAGCAGTTCGCTCGTCAGTCGTTGCAGATGACCGAGGGGTACGACCGCGGCCGGGTGTTCAACACCGCCTTGCTGGCCGGCACGCTGGCGGACCAGGGCAAGGTCGATGAGGCTGTCGCGTACACGACCGAGGCGCTGGACTTGACCATCAGCGTGCGCTCGACAAGGACGACGGCCTACATGACCGACGTGGCCGTTCGACTGTCACCCTTCAGCCAGCAGCCGGTCGTACGTAGGGTCTACAAGCGGATGACGGCTCAGCGCATCCCGCTCCGGCGAGTGGCCTAG
- a CDS encoding RRQRL motif-containing zinc-binding protein, translated as MSIYNGPRNGGRRRARRRPGARRRRRLDTRFYDPTGASHGGTPTYPWRMAPDGLATRRQLLALELRPGGQPIAAQILWIRRGKPAVAYLYRVEQAKPKRIPSLAQLHAIEKALAARRVCPDCGRDVGYTIPTSLGCCVDCHQAHQAASGSRAAA; from the coding sequence ATGAGCATCTACAACGGACCCCGCAACGGCGGGCGCCGGCGGGCTCGTCGACGTCCTGGTGCTCGTCGACGTCGACGACTCGACACCCGCTTCTACGACCCGACCGGCGCCAGCCACGGCGGCACACCCACCTACCCGTGGCGGATGGCACCCGACGGGCTCGCCACCAGGCGGCAGCTGCTCGCTCTCGAGCTCCGACCGGGCGGCCAGCCCATCGCGGCGCAGATCCTGTGGATCCGTCGCGGGAAGCCGGCTGTGGCCTACCTGTACCGGGTCGAGCAGGCGAAGCCGAAGCGCATCCCGTCGCTGGCGCAGCTGCACGCCATCGAGAAGGCCCTCGCGGCACGACGGGTCTGTCCCGACTGCGGCAGGGACGTCGGTTACACGATCCCGACGTCGCTGGGCTGCTGCGTCGACTGCCACCAGGCCCACCAGGCCGCTTCGGGCAGCAGGGCAGCGGCATGA
- a CDS encoding NUDIX hydrolase, producing the protein MAGDRSDVDEVARWTIHEERLVDDTRRLRLSIAHVELPDGVHFEQYVLRMPKASIAVVLDDAGERVLMIWRHRFVPDRWTWELPGGYVDPDEDPLDTAAREVEEETGWRPRNMRPLGSFQPLSGTADFENLLFVSEGAEDTGKSPDVNEASKVEWVELSTVRERIARGEIDGAAAQIGLLHVLLSRAG; encoded by the coding sequence GTGGCTGGCGATCGGAGTGACGTGGACGAAGTGGCCCGGTGGACGATCCATGAGGAGAGACTCGTAGACGACACCCGCAGACTGCGCCTGAGCATCGCTCACGTCGAACTACCTGACGGCGTGCACTTCGAGCAGTACGTCTTGCGCATGCCGAAGGCCTCGATCGCCGTCGTCCTGGACGACGCGGGTGAACGTGTCCTGATGATCTGGCGGCATCGGTTCGTGCCCGACCGTTGGACGTGGGAACTGCCCGGCGGCTACGTGGACCCCGATGAAGATCCGCTCGACACCGCGGCTCGAGAGGTGGAGGAAGAGACTGGGTGGCGTCCGCGGAACATGCGCCCGCTCGGGAGCTTCCAGCCCCTGTCAGGGACGGCCGACTTCGAGAATTTGCTCTTCGTCTCCGAGGGGGCGGAGGACACCGGGAAGTCGCCTGACGTCAACGAGGCGTCGAAGGTGGAGTGGGTGGAGCTGTCGACGGTAAGAGAACGGATCGCGCGAGGTGAGATCGACGGAGCGGCCGCTCAGATCGGTCTGCTTCACGTCTTGTTGTCCCGAGCTGGCTAG
- a CDS encoding replication initiator: MTDSTTTITPDTTPTVPGAVAAAENTTTTTTTTNRGIPWLADYDEWLAGRAELVDDQDRFATHSAMRRATRDDYGRWLSHVHSAAGCTNPVRLAGKFRTATVNTTTGEVTGEGLARATADMPDGVIYKACGNRRASVCPSCSEIYRADAYQLVLAGMRGGKGVPETVSGHPAVFATVTAPGFGIVHTTRTSKKGQPAPCRARRTPDLCPHGVDMRCMTRHGDGDERLGRPLCPDCYDYDHHAVWNGLVGELWRRTTMKANRELGKWARRHGLAERVVNPKTGKVTSKVPVRISFGKVAEFQRRGLVHFHILARFDGIHPLDPDQVVAPPEWATVFLLRWILEHAVADTTWRTPPLVVHGRHGRLLVDKPDGWLLAWGEQVDVRPVRLRGEDQLTGERVVDELDHADGASQTDKHGRRRLLSGPAVAGYLAKYATKATEATGHTSRKITDETVDFYANDTHPGRIIEACWRLSQKGRQPAQEWRDSWYYALRRWAHMLGYGGHFFSKSRRYSTTFKRLRQARIDYRRAHHQTSDHLEENEVLEVIGELVYAGTGWHTTGDAMLANTAAAMAREQRQTARLEIATSG; the protein is encoded by the coding sequence GTGACCGACTCGACGACGACCATCACCCCCGACACCACACCCACGGTGCCGGGGGCGGTGGCCGCTGCCGAGAACACCACCACCACCACCACCACCACCAACCGAGGTATCCCGTGGCTGGCCGACTACGACGAATGGCTCGCCGGCCGGGCGGAGCTCGTCGACGACCAGGACCGCTTCGCCACCCATTCGGCGATGCGACGGGCCACCCGCGACGACTACGGCCGCTGGCTGTCCCACGTACACTCCGCTGCTGGCTGCACCAACCCCGTCCGTCTTGCCGGGAAGTTCCGTACCGCGACCGTCAACACCACCACCGGCGAGGTCACCGGCGAGGGCCTGGCACGTGCGACAGCTGACATGCCGGACGGGGTGATCTACAAGGCCTGCGGCAACCGCAGGGCGAGCGTGTGCCCGTCGTGTTCGGAGATCTACCGGGCCGACGCCTATCAGCTCGTGCTCGCCGGAATGCGCGGCGGCAAAGGCGTGCCCGAGACCGTGTCCGGGCATCCGGCGGTGTTCGCCACCGTCACCGCCCCCGGCTTCGGCATCGTCCACACCACCCGCACCAGCAAGAAGGGCCAGCCCGCACCCTGCCGGGCCCGCCGGACACCGGACCTGTGCCCGCACGGTGTCGACATGCGATGCATGACACGACATGGCGACGGGGACGAGCGGCTCGGCCGGCCCCTGTGCCCGGACTGCTACGACTACGACCACCACGCCGTTTGGAACGGCCTGGTCGGCGAACTGTGGCGCCGCACCACCATGAAAGCCAACCGCGAACTCGGCAAGTGGGCCCGTCGCCACGGCTTGGCTGAGCGGGTCGTGAACCCGAAGACGGGCAAGGTCACCTCGAAGGTGCCGGTGCGGATCTCGTTCGGGAAGGTCGCGGAGTTCCAGCGCCGCGGCCTGGTCCACTTCCACATCCTCGCCCGCTTCGACGGTATCCACCCCCTCGACCCCGACCAGGTAGTCGCGCCACCGGAGTGGGCGACCGTCTTCCTCCTGAGATGGATCCTCGAACACGCCGTCGCCGACACCACCTGGCGAACACCGCCCCTCGTCGTCCACGGCCGCCACGGACGCCTCCTCGTCGACAAGCCCGACGGCTGGCTCCTGGCGTGGGGCGAACAGGTCGACGTCCGCCCCGTCCGCCTACGGGGTGAGGACCAGCTCACCGGTGAACGGGTCGTCGACGAGCTCGACCACGCCGACGGGGCCAGCCAGACCGACAAGCACGGGCGCCGGCGGCTCCTGTCCGGCCCGGCTGTGGCCGGATACCTCGCCAAGTACGCCACGAAAGCGACCGAGGCGACCGGGCACACCTCCCGCAAGATCACCGACGAGACGGTCGACTTCTACGCCAACGACACCCACCCCGGCCGCATCATCGAGGCCTGCTGGCGGCTCAGCCAGAAAGGCCGACAACCAGCGCAGGAGTGGCGCGACAGCTGGTACTACGCGCTACGCAGATGGGCGCACATGCTCGGCTACGGCGGCCACTTCTTCTCCAAATCCCGCCGCTACTCCACCACCTTCAAACGCCTCCGCCAAGCCCGCATCGACTACCGCAGGGCCCACCACCAAACGTCGGATCACCTCGAGGAAAACGAGGTCCTGGAAGTCATCGGCGAACTCGTCTACGCCGGCACCGGCTGGCACACCACCGGCGACGCCATGCTCGCCAACACCGCCGCCGCCATGGCCCGCGAACAACGCCAAACTGCACGACTTGAGATCGCAACATCAGGTTGA
- a CDS encoding metallopeptidase family protein, giving the protein MIKRPAGTVPLCSNEYVLEISREQFEELVGIALDEVPPELAALMDNVAVFVEDEPPAGEPDDLLGLYDGTPLTDRDHSYAGVLPDRIMIFMHPTLRICETYDDVVDEVHVTVVHEIAHHFGIGDARLHELGYD; this is encoded by the coding sequence ATGATCAAGCGTCCAGCCGGGACCGTCCCGTTGTGCTCGAATGAGTACGTGCTGGAGATCTCCCGCGAGCAGTTCGAGGAACTCGTCGGCATCGCCTTGGACGAGGTGCCGCCCGAGCTGGCCGCCCTGATGGACAACGTCGCGGTCTTCGTGGAGGACGAGCCTCCGGCGGGGGAGCCGGACGACCTGCTCGGGCTGTACGACGGGACACCGCTCACCGACCGGGACCACAGCTACGCCGGGGTGCTGCCGGACCGGATCATGATCTTCATGCACCCGACGCTGCGGATCTGCGAGACGTACGACGACGTGGTGGACGAGGTGCACGTCACCGTCGTGCACGAGATCGCGCACCACTTCGGCATCGGCGACGCCAGGCTGCACGAGCTGGGCTACGACTGA